TAAACTCGCAGTTTTTTTGGATATCATGAGGATAGTTCATCCACAATGAGCTGATCTTGTGTGCAAGAGCATGTGCCCTGCACTTATCATCGGCGGTTAAGAAAATAACATCTAGCTTTTGATCATCACAATGGTTCGCTAGAGCTTTTACGATCTCAACATCCCTTTTTTCCCTGTCCTCGAAGAATTCACCGCCTACAATGTCAAAGCATGTATAGAGCTCCCTAAGAATCTTCAATTCCGTTTGCGCATTGAGCGCTTTGCGACCGGACTTATAACAGCAATTGAAGAATGACCGCATGAGTTTTTGATTGTCGATAGCCCTACCAATTTCCTCAATTTCTTTTTGAGAGTATTTTCTGCCGATCCTTGTGGAAATCTCTGAATGCACCAACATCGGCACCAGAATTTGGACATTTTTTGATTTACTTCTGTCATCCAAACGTCGAAAATTGCGGTGAAACCGAAGTCTGCTAAGTAACCTTTTGTACGCGATGTTCGTATCGAGCCCTATGCATTTAAGTCGAGGATACTTCAGAGGGTCACTCATCCTTCTCTCAATCTCTTCGAGCTCAAACAGCAAATCCTCAAGATTCAATGGCGCGTGCAGTGATCCCTGAAAAACCTCTTTCAGATCTGAATAATCTGGTATTTCCTCCCTAAGGGCTTCATTTGACAATTTGCCACGCATTTTCGAGGTTGCCTCATCGAAGTCTTTCTTGTTTACCACGCCCTCTATCTTTTTCTTGCGAAGATCAAGTTTCAATAAGTCTAAACCCAGAAAATCCGAATGAACTACAAATCTATCAATTTCTTGTAAAAGCGCGTTGTTCATAACAGCCATCAGAAAATCTTTGCTCGCAACCGCATCCATCACTTGACCTCCGAGATGATTTCGTGAAGATGTTGCGTTGATATGGGAATGAGAAGATAGGGTCTTTTCGCGTTGAAAAGGGAATCCATATATAAATAAAAAATGTGATCAAATATCTCTTTACTCCATCCAGCGAAGACCGATCCAAGCACGACAATCTTTCTACCTGGAGTCACGTCTAGCGCGATCTTATCTCCTCTTTCTTTATGCTCTGTAGCGATTTTCCTTACCTTTTCAGAAACTTCTCTTATCTCGTCGCCTTTGATGACCTCGATCGACATCGTAGGAATTAGGCCATATCCCCTTATCAAAACTGCCAGCATTTTTTCCAAGATGCTAGCTTCTTCACTTTCTTCTTGCGTCGTCAGGATATAAACGGTTTCTGGAATAAATCCATACTTTCGGATCATGGCCCAGACGGAATTAAATCCGCCCCAGACGCTTCGACCAGTCATCATAATCAACACATTCATAGCAGCACCATAGCTTCAAATTATTATTCATGAATGACCTTCACCGAAGAACTGCTTTTCGGATGACTTCCTGGGATTCTTGAGGGGTCTGTATCGTATTGACCATGTAGACTTCCGATTGTTCGAGCAGTTTTTTGAAGAAATTCGTCCGAATGCTCATTTTTCTTTTATCGCGCACGAGCTGGTGAGGATTACACAAATCGTTGGAAAGCAGATAATCAAGTGCCTCCTCCGGGGTGAGTTCTTTGATAATTGTGGGATCGTTCTTGTCCCTTTTCAGCAACACAATAGAGTAAATCGAGGTCATCGGAACGACTCCGCCATCCCCGACGACCCAACGGACATTGACGATAGCCCGCCCCCTGTCATCAAATTTCGATCTTTCAATGAGGGGTTGATACTCCGTCCAAACTTGCCCGATATCCGCCTCAGCGTAGCAGTTCTTCTCAGAGCCAAAAGCAAGTGGCCTCTTTGTTGATAGTCTAACAAAATACCAATCATCGGTTACGAGGCGGGCCTCTGGTAACCTCAGAAGTCCCCACGAGTGAGTTGTCTTTCCCGTTTTTGATGGTGCTATGATTGAAACACCCCGCCCTTTGATATCAATCGCGGCACCATGCACGTGATAAATTCTGTGCTGATCTTCTAACAAATCGCCTGCCACGGCAAGCGTGATGCTCTTAATCCATCCGTAATACTGGATGTTGAAAAGAAATGCTGTTTTTGTCATCGGATCATATTTCACAAGAGGCTTTCCGCTTTTTTCTTCCAGAACGATGATACGACCGTGTGATCGAATGTTTTCACTCATCGTGTAGAAATTGTCTTCCCACCTGTCTTTCACATATTCCAGATCTGTAAGAAGCTTCATGCAGCAACCGTAAACTTCTGCTTTCCTCGTGTACAAGAATCTATCTTGATATTGCTCGTAAAGTCTATCTTTTTCTTCGGGAGATATCATCTCGATCTCATAGATCATTTCCTCACCATGAATCAATATGACAGTTTCACATAGAGAATTCACATATAGAATATTAATCTTCCAGGTGAATCTCTTGCAAGTCCCCTCATGGCATAGAAAAGACTCTTATTAGCTAAATAGAATAAGAGAAGAGGGTAGTGAGCAATTGGCTCGTTATCAGTGGCGATAGCTTTCAAATTGTCTTTTGGACCATGATTTTATTTTTCTCAAAGCTATTTACCGAATGACCTCAGCCCAATTAATATATATCGCGTAGTCGCGCTGGCGAACTGGATAAAATTAACTCCTAGAACGACGGCATCAATCAGCTGGTCGAGACAAACAGCGCCGTCAGCCGCTTGATGACCCACATACTGGTGGCTCTGGCGGAATTCGAGCGCGAGCTCATCAGGGAAAGGGTAATGGACGGGCTGAAGAAGGCAAAGAAGGAGGGGAAAAGATTGGGAAGGCCAAAGACATCGGTCGATGTGAAAAAAATCCTCGAACTTCGTTTAAAAGGATTGAGTTATAGGCAAATCGCGAAGGAATTGAAGGTCTCGCATACGACCGTCTCAAGGATCCTCAATGAAGATTGCGAGTCCTGCCGCATCGATGCGGGCGAGGGCAAGAACAAGTGTAACAAAAGGAGAGGGGCCTAGAGTATTAAAATAAAGGGGAGAAAA
This region of Methanomassiliicoccales archaeon genomic DNA includes:
- a CDS encoding recombinase family protein, which encodes MTHILVALAEFERELIRERVMDGLKKAKKEGKRLGRPKTSVDVKKILELRLKGLSYRQIAKELKVSHTTVSRILNEDCESCRIDAGEGKNKCNKRRGA